The DNA sequence TGGTCTCATCTCGCCAATTACGAATTCCCCCTCCCGCCCGTGGACGAACAGCGCCGCATCGCTGACCTGCTTTGGGCGGCAGATGATGTCGTAGAAAAGAATCAGGAAGTTGTCGAAAAGTTATTGACCATTCAAAAATGGAAATTAGACAATTGGTTAATAGATGGTAATTTGAATTCAGAATGGCAAGAAGTGAAATTAGATGATATTTGCGATGTCCAAAATGGACAGGTTGACCCAAAGCAACCACCTTACTGTGACATGATTCACATTGCTTCAGATGATATTGAATCTGGCACAGGGCGTATTTTGGAAATGAACACCGCCGCCCAAGACAAAGTAATAAGTGGAAATTATCTTTTTACAGAAAAGGCAATTGTTTACAGCAAGATTCGTCCTAACTTGAAGAAAGTAGTTTTCCCAAAATTTACTGGCGTTTGCAGTGCAGATGTTTATCCGATTTACCCACGTGAAAACATCATTCCTGAATTACTCTTTCAACTTATGCTTTCTGAAAC is a window from the Gammaproteobacteria bacterium genome containing:
- a CDS encoding type I restriction enzyme, S subunit, with protein sequence MTSPAKFADVIHLNTDRVSDPASAGIDRFVGLEHIEPENLHIRSWGLVADGTTFTSTFKRGQVLFGKRRAYQRKVAVADFDGVCSSDIYVFESKDPNVLLPELVPFICQSEGFFDFAVKTSAGSLSPRTNWSHLANYEFPLPPVDEQRRIADLLWAADDVVEKNQEVVEKLLTIQKWKLDNWLIDGNLNSEWQEVKLDDICDVQNGQVDPKQPPYCDMIHIASDDIESGTGRILEMNTAAQDKVISGNYLFTEKAIVYSKIRPNLKKVVFPKFTGVCSADVYPIYPRENIIPELLFQLMLSETFTQYATSQSARSAIPKINRNGFRSYAVDKQLR